A single genomic interval of Mangifera indica cultivar Alphonso chromosome 5, CATAS_Mindica_2.1, whole genome shotgun sequence harbors:
- the LOC123215361 gene encoding F-box protein SNE-like — protein MLQKRPEFFINDHTDILIEILKRLDGRSLCVAACVCQLWCNIARNDSLWEEICFRNVSSPPPSRMRPVVVALGGYKRLYMVCLRSVLSRLAEQRRQRRAKRVVWSGDEVQLSLSLFCVDYYERLGVDDRLRDCNVSTSSLMFLCNSANF, from the coding sequence ATGCTCCAAAAGAGGCCAGAGTTCTTCATCAACGACCATACCGACATTCTCATTGAGATCCTCAAAAGACTTGACGGTCGCTCCCTTTGCGTCGCTGCATGTGTTTGTCAACTCTGGTGCAACATAGCTCGAAATGACTCACTTTGGGAGGAAATCTGCTTCCGCAACGTGTCCTCTCCTCCTCCTTCGAGAATGCGCCCCGTTGTTGTGGCTCTTGGTGGTTATAAAAGGCTGTACATGGTTTGTCTAAGGTCCGTGCTCAGTCGGCTGGCGGAGCAGAGGCGTCAGCGGCGAGCAAAGAGAGTCGTGTGGAGTGGTGACGAGGTGCAACTCTCGCTTTCTTTGTTTTGTGTTGATTATTACGAGAGACTGGGTGTTGATGACAGACTCCGCGACTGTAATGTCTCCACGTCCTCACTGATGTTCTTGTGCAACTCCGCAAActtctga